From one Lycium ferocissimum isolate CSIRO_LF1 chromosome 7, AGI_CSIRO_Lferr_CH_V1, whole genome shotgun sequence genomic stretch:
- the LOC132063907 gene encoding uncharacterized protein LOC132063907 — translation MAKRSQRRPLRYEKDRTGCISGLISIFDFRHGRTTRKLLSDSRKRGSELDVGSACSSSMQELPNPSDNRLTIEDNEGSEVAVPDPRTSVKKLMEEEMVNERSLKNQGNDSEIDAEEFDSQKSWRSRKNSRRTRRASNTHSHDFDSEAPCRQDFGGTALEDLDIVMEELRQIHQKNRKFVKLRQGLHNDHNKQSDQTHPVVEEKVNAAIEVFINQRSRNNKQLGEDNKTLRSKEFMDALQTLSSNKDFILRLLQDPNSRLVKQIGSLDDAQFEEKRKPNLISQFNMSEENRVHAKTDDVINNKQRKFFRRRSKSQEVYPPMGDETPRPSSKIVILKPGPAGLQSPSAQINGNTPVERTMQNERNTSQFSFTEIKRKLRHAMGKDRHGISPEGTIRRFPSEQLKRSNSERGISGENLGWSSPNRDHFYTEKFAKSPLGMKRGDKIVKSKGVEAVTPTEASDFPRPGMSNIYIEAKKHLVEMLDNENETTEVSSGQVPKSLGRILSFAEYNSSPGCSPREKSKDFMVPSQMREPLTGPKQDENDNRLQPVQEDHAMGPSPSSQDLEIESSCSDKYPNECTKSASTDLDVTCENGNTLDENAATTGDISPEGDLTEEAIKTRCQEECEILSAPIDREIQVDRDAINAVDDGSPSHGFELYFDCLKEHPSGKDEKTLSSPPASPADSSSPRKVEDAESVSVDRKERPSPVSVLEPLFAEDDVSPSSTICRPVDPEIQPRKIHFEEPVSSISEQDCPTVCFENEESAFEYVEAVLLGSGLSWDEFLLRWLSSDQILDPSLFDEVELFSSRSCHDQKLLFDSANEVLKAVCDRYFGCNPGVLLGKHNIRPVPKGMDLINEVWEGVEWYILQYSAPHSLDQLVKKDMERSGTWMNLRLDLGHIGVEMGEIILEELVDDTILSISSDSFESAEHVLFPAKSEIEISVDQ, via the exons ATGGCAAAGAGATCACAGCGACGCCCTCTGAGATATGAGAAGGATCGAACGGGCTGCATTTCGGGTTTGATTAGCATCTTTGACTTCCGTCATGGTCGAACCACTAGAAAGTTACTCTCAGATAGTAGAAAGCGAGGAAGCGAACTCGATGTTG GTTCTGCTTGTTCAAGCTCTATGCAGGAATTACCGAATCCCAGTGATAATAGATTGACTATTGAG GATAATGAAGGAAGTGAGGTAGCTGTACCTGATCCTAGAACAAGTGTAAAGAAGCTCATGGAAGAAGAAATGGTCAATGAGCGAAGCCTGAAAAATCAGGGCAATGACTCTGAAATAGACGCAGAAGAGTTTGATTCACAAAAATCATGGCGATCAAGAAAGAACAGCAGGCGAACACGCAGAGCAAGTAATACGCACTCTCATGATTTCGATTCTGAAGCACCTTGTCGTCAAGATTTTGGAGGGACGGCCCTTGAAGATCTGGACATTGTAATGGAAGAACTCCGCCAGATTCATCAGAAAAATCGCAAGTTTGTGAAGCTCCGCCAAGGTTTACATAATGATCATAACAAGCAGTCAGATCAGACTCACCCAGttgttgaagaaaaggtaaatgCAGCGATTGAGGTTTTTATCAATCAGAGATCAAGAAACAATAAACAATTGGGAGAAGATAACAAGACCCTTCGATCAAAAGAGTTCATGGATGCTCTCCAGACACTAAGTTCAAATAAGGACTTTATCTTGAGACTCCTACAAGATCCTAACTCAAGGCTGGTAAAGCAAATTGGAAGTTTGGACGATGCTCAGTTTGAGGAAAAACGGAAACCTAACTTGATTTCACAGTTCAATATGTCAGAGGAAAATCGAGTTCATGCAAAAACAGATGATGTCATAAACAACAAACAACGTAAATTTTTCAGGAGGAGGAGCAAGTCTCAAGAAGTGTACCCTCCAATGGGAGATGAGACACCCCGACCTTCAAGTAAAATTGTTATTTTGAAGCCTGGACCAGCAGGCTTGCAATCACCCAGTGCTCAAATCAATGGCAACACTCCAGTGGAACGTACTATGCAGAATGAGAGAAACACATCCCAGTTCTCATTTacagaaattaaaagaaaactcAGGCATGCAATGGGAAAGGATCGTCATGGGATCTCTCCTGAAGGAACCATCCGCCGATTTCCCTCTGAGCAGCTGAAGCGGAGTAACAGCGAGAGAGGGATCTCTGGAGAAAATTTAGGATGGAGTTCTCCGAATAGAGACCATTTTTATACTGAAAAATTTGCTAAATCCCCTCTGGGAATGAAGAGAGGGGATAAGATAGTCAAATCAAAAGGTGTTGAAGCAGTCACACCGACTGAGGCATCTGATTTTCCCAGGCCAGGAATGTCTAACATCTACATTGAGGCAAAGAAGCACCTCGTGGAGATGCTAGACAATGAAAATGAGACAACAGAGGTGAGTAGCGGACAGGTTCCTAAATCCTTGGGGAGGATACTTTCATTTGCCGAGTACAACAGTTCACCTGGCTGCAGCCCGAGAGAAAAAAGCAAGGATTTTATGGTACCTTCCCAAATGAGGGAGCCTCTTACTGGCCCTAAACAGGATGAGAATGATAACAGACTTCAACCTGTACAAGAAGACCATGCTATGGGTCCAAGTCCATCCAGCCAAGACTTAGAGATAGAATCTAGCTGTTCTGACAAGTATCCTAATGAGTGCACCAAGTCTGCCAGCACAGATCTGGATGTTACATGTGAAAATGGGAACACACTGGATGAAAATGCGGCTACAACTGGTGATATAAGTCCTGAAG GAGATCTAACTGAAGAAGCAATCAAAACCAGATGCCAGGAAGAATGTGAAATCTTGAGCGCTCCAATTGACAGAGAAATCCAAGTTGATCGTGATGCTATCAATGCAGTGGATGATGGAAGCCCATCCCATGGATTTGAATTGTATTTTGACTGCTTAAAAGAA CATCCATCTGGGAAGGATGAAAAAACTCTATCTTCTCCACCAGCCTCACCTGCAGACTCTTCAAGCCCTAGGAAAGTTGAAGATGCTGAGAGTGTTTCAGTTGATAGAAAGGAGCGACCTAGTCCTGTATCAGTACTTGAGCCATTATTCGCAGAGGATGATGTCAGTCCTTCAAGCACAATATGCCGACCAG TTGATCCAGAAATTCAACCACGGAAAATCCATTTTGAAGAACCAGTTTCTTCCATCAGTGAACAAGATTGTCCAACAGTTTGCTTTGAAAATGAAGAATCCGCTTTTGAATACGTAGAAGCAGTTCTTCTAGGTTCAGGATTAAGTTGGGATGAGTTTCTCTTGAGGTGGCTTTCTTCTGACCAGATTCTTGACCCATCTTTATTTGACGAGGTAGAGTTATTTTCAAGTCGTTCTTGTCATGATCAAAAGCTCCTTTTTGATTCTGCAAATGAAGTTCTTAAGGCAGTATGTGACCGCTATTTTGGCTGCAACCCCGGAGTGTTGCTCGGTAAACATAACATTCGACCTGTTCCAAAAGGGATGGACCTGATAAATGAAGTATGGGAGGGAGTAGAATGGTATATTCTCCAGTATTCAGCTCCTCATTCTCTGGACCAGCTTGTCAAAAAAGACATGGAAAGATCAGGGACATGGATGAATCTCCGATTGGATCTTGGACATATCGGTGTTGAGATGGGAGAGATTATTCTGGAAGAGTTGGTGGATGACACAATTTTGAGCATTTCTAGTGATAGTTTTGAGAGTGCAGAACATGTTCTCTTCCCAGCCAAGAGTGAAATTGAGATTAGCGTGGACCAATAA
- the LOC132063909 gene encoding uncharacterized protein LOC132063909 — MTMSLEEPSKKASRPQLVVLNRAFKLAEQWVNSMGDSSDDVKPNEVILESRPPRLGIGAAVPRQSQTVLSNDPAERRLRAKLDAEKRRKLKSSEASTVSANDGKVDEESDEEESESKTKAFTKKRPAAALPLSLQAKKKK, encoded by the exons ATGACAATGAGTTTGGAAGAGCCATCAAAGAAAGCTTCACGTCCTCAACTGGTTGTGTTGAACAGGGCGTTCAAATTG GCTGAGCAATGGGTGAACAGTATGGGCGACTCTTCAGATGATGTTAAACCAAATGAAGTTATTCTAGAGAGTCGACCGCCTAG GCTTGGAATTGGTGCTGCAGTTCCACGTCAATCACAAACTGTACTCTCAAATGACCCCGCTGAAAGAAGATTACGTGCTAAATTGGATGctgagaaaagaagaaaattgaagagcTCTGAAGCATCAACAGTTTCCGCCAATGATGGGAAAGTTGATGAAGAAAGCGACGAGGAGGAATCAGAAAGCAAAACAAAAGCGTTTACGAAGAAGAGGCCTGCTGCAGCTTTGCCCTTGTCCTTGcaagcaaaaaagaagaaatga